A region from the Panicum hallii strain FIL2 chromosome 1, PHallii_v3.1, whole genome shotgun sequence genome encodes:
- the LOC112872689 gene encoding putative clathrin assembly protein At5g57200 has translation MGSWRKAYGALKDSTRVGLAKVNSDFKELDIAIVKATNHVECPPKERHVRKIFIATSANRPRADVTYCIYALSRRMSKTKNWIVKLKTLIVVHRLLREGDPTFKEEFLAYTYRGNILHMANFKDDSSQLAWDCSAWVRTYALFLEERLECFRALKYDIETERLMKSPQCSTKGHSRTRTLPCPELLEQLPALQQLLFRVVGVQPEGSACSNYLIQYALALVVKESFKIYCAINDGIINLVDMFFDMPKYDSTKALTIYKRAGLQAENLAEFYDFCKQLELARTFQLPTLRQPPPSFLATMEEYIREAPRPSVKSVESEEPKLPTYDKEAPKEPEKPAEEEKVEPEQEPESQPEPELESQPQQTTGDLLNLDAEVNPSVVELEECNALALTIVAPGDQNKTSTSQNLFDANSSGWELALVTAPSTHISQPVKTNLGGGFDKLLLDSLYEDEARRQQIASVTYAGSLGTANPSDANANDPFAMSSSFAPPSNVQLALMTQQQPQYYQVQQQYFQPQQHQYFQQQQQIMAMPTPNMYHHQYQYAAPPSGAPNPFGDPFSDLVAVGAPGKQGNSSFL, from the exons ATGGGGTCGTGGCGCAAGGCCTACGGCGCCCTCAAGGACTCCACCAGGGTCGGCCTCGCCAAGGTCAACAGCGACTTCAAG GAATTGGATATTGCAATTGTGAAGGCAACCAACCATGTAGAGTGCCCTCCCAAGGAGCGGCATGTCAGAA AAATATTCATCGCAACCTCCGCGAATCGCCCTCGCGCTGACGTCACATACTGCATATACGCATTGTCAAGAAGAATGTCCAAGACCAAGAACTGGATA GTTAAATTGAAGACATTAATAGTGGTGCATAGGCTTCTGAGAGAAGGTGATCCCACATTCAAAGAAGAGTTCCTGGCCTACACATACAGGGGAAACATTTTACACATGGCAAATTTCAAGGATGACTCCAGCCAATTAG CCTGGGATTGCTCCGCATGGGTTCGCACCTATGCGCTCTTCCTGGAGGAACGGCTCGAGTGCTTTAGGGCTCTCAAATACGATATCGAAACTGAGCGCCTCATGAAATCGCCCCAGTGTTCTACCAAG GGACATAGTAGAACCAGGACCCTACCTTGCCCAGAGCTTTTGGAGCAGTTGCCTGCACTGCAGCAACTGCTTTTCAGGGTTGTTGGAGTCCAG CCGGAAGGTTCTGCCTGCTCAAATTACCTCATTCAGTACGCACTAGCCCTG GTTGTGAAGGAGAGCTTCAAGATCTACTGTGCAATTAATGATGGCATCATCAATCTTGTTGATATG TTTTTTGATATGCCAAAGTATGATTCTACCAAGGCTCTGACTATTTACAAACGAGCTGGCCTGCAG GCAGAAAACCTTGCTGAGTTCTATGACTTCTGCAAACAGCTTGAGCTGGCCAGGACATTCCAGCTTCCTACTCTCAGGCAG CCACCCCCCTCATTCCTTGCAACAATGGAAGAGTACATCAGAGAAGCACCCCGCCCCTCAGTCAAGAGTGTG GAGAGTGAGGAACCAAAGCTACCGACTTATGACAAAGAAGCTCCAAAGGAACCTGAAAAGCCAGCAGAAGAGGAGAAAGTAGAACCTGAACAAGAACCAGAATCTCAACCTGAGCCTGAACTAGAATCCCAGCCACAGCAAACAACTGGAGATCTCCTA AACCTGGATGCAGAGGTGAACCCTTCAGTTGTGGAACTCGAAGAATGCAATGCATTAGCACTTACCATTGTAGCTCCAG GTGACCAAAACAAGACGTCAACATCTCAAAATCTGTTTGATGCAAACTCATCTGGGTGGGAGTTGGCACTTGTCACTGCTCCAAGCACTCATATAAGCCAGCCAGTTAAGACCAACTTG GGTGGAGGCTTTGACAAGCTGTTACTCGACAGCCTCTACGAAGATGAGGCGAGGAGGCAGCAGATCGCCAGTGTGACCTACGCTGGCAGCCTTGGAACAGCCAACCCTTCCGACGCCAATGCGAATGACCCTTTCGCCATGTCCAGCAGCTTCGCGCCACCGTCTAATGTGCAGTTGGCACTGATGACCCAGCAGCAACCGCAGTACTACCAGGTGCAGCAGCAGTATTTCCAGCCACAGCAGCATCAGTAttttcagcagcaacaacagatAATGGCGATGCCGACACCAAACATGTACCACCACCAATATCAGTACGCTGCACCTCCCTCCGGAGCTCCAAATCCATTTGGTGATCCTTTCAGTGACCTTGTAGCAGTGGGTGCTCCGGGAAAACAGGGCAACTCAAGCTTTCTCTGA
- the LOC112878805 gene encoding uncharacterized protein LOC112878805, giving the protein MALRALYNEIRGMKVREVPAYLKPRLTWENVKKSADQAVDRYIEKYIETSKPDPLFHVCFGGMAFSYLVALPWERAHLAHREEMERTGGKH; this is encoded by the coding sequence ATGGCGCTGCGAGCCCTGTACAACGAGATCCGGGGCATGAAGGTCCGCGAGGTGCCGGCGTACCTGAAGCCGCGGCTCACCTGGGAGAACGTCAAGAAGAGCGCTGACCAGGCCGTCGACCGCTACATCGAGAAGTACATCGAGACGAGCAAGCCGGACCCGCTCTTCCACGTCTGCTTCGGCGGGATGGCCTTCTCCTACCTCGTCGCGCTGCCCTGGGAGCGCGCCCATCTCGCCCACCGCGAGGAGATGGAGAGGACCGGCGGGAAGCACTAG
- the LOC112878829 gene encoding proline-rich protein PRCC, whose amino-acid sequence MDSLLASYASSDDETDEAPPGPAPAAARGGEAGSKPPTASSGGGGGGGIFSSLPQPKSADLFSSLPAPKSAPAPAGARGKATGGKPPTASSGGGGGMFSSLQQPKSAALFSSLPAPKSAPAPTFSSIPAPKSSGNPKRVVQYRPQPIRQPTGDSSDDEEDDARKRRASAAEARLPPVSAGSGPVSSFLPPPKRSLGLGSGAGAGARRSAIDTAAPERSNLGAAVPSGSIANTDAPDRPDTGASDDDDSEDSGSEEDMPVPEQQEEGQEEQQGLDAEAGGQQQQGYDAGAGSTSGYEAYAWDPNYYAQYGANYGWDPSVNANYMAGEQYATYGGEQSGGYVHSHGGEHGGGYEHVAAAPYGVDYTGGYGHEVAAPVQEPVLPPEMGRIGGKRGRNDMPAQILEVDQAELMKNRPKQDKSKLTGLAFGPSYQPAPSAKGKPSKLHKRKHQIGSLYFDMKTKEMELAERRSKGILTKAETQAKYGW is encoded by the exons ATGGATTCGCTCCTCGCCAGCTACGCCTCTTCCGACGACGAAACAGACGAGGCCCCACctggccccgcccccgccgcggcccggggcggcgaggccggctcGAAGCcccccaccgcctcctccggtggtggcggcggaggaggaatcTTCTCCTCGCTGCCGCAGCCCAAGTCAGCGGatctcttctcctccctcccGGCGCCCAAATCTGCCCCTGCCCCCGCTGGGGCCCGGGGCAAGGCGACCGGCGGGAAGCCCCCCACCGCATCCtccggtggcggcggtggaatgtTCTCCTCGCTCCAGCAGCCCAAGTCCGCGgctctcttctcctccctcccGGCGCCCAAATCAGCCCCCGCCCCGACCTTCTCCTCAATCCCGGCCCCGAAGTCCTCGGGAAACCCTAAGCGCGTCGTCCAGTACCGCCCGCAGCCGATCCGGCAGCCCACAGGCGACAGCTccgacgacgaggaggacgaCGCCAGGAAGCGCCGCGCCAGCGCCGCGGAGGCGCGCTTGCCGCCCGTGTCTGCTGGCTCGGGGCCTGTGTCCTCGTTTCTCCCGCCGCCGAAGCGCTCGCTCGGACTCGGCtccggcgcgggcgccggcgccagGAGGTCGGCTATCGACACGGCTGCGCCGGAGAGATCGAATCTCGGGGCAGCCGTTCCTTCAGGATCCATTGCCAACACTGATGCTCCAGACAGGCCTGATACTGGCGCTTCGGATGATGATGATTCAGAGGATAGCGGCAGTGAGGAAGACATGCCTGTGCccgagcagcaggaggaggggcaAGAAGAACAGCAGGGTCTCGATGCCGAAGCTGGAGGCCAGCAACAGCAAGGCTATGATGCTGGAGCTGGGAGCACTAGTGGATATGAAGCCTATGCGTGGGATCCAAACTACTATGCTCAATACGGCGCGAATTATGGCTGGGATCCTAGTGTCAATGCTAATTATATGGCTGGAGAACAGTATGCCACATATGGAGGAGAGCAAAGTGGTGGGTATGTTCATTCACATGGAGGGGAGCATGGTGGTGGATACGAGCATGTTGCGGCAGCACCATATGGAGTAGATTATACTGGAGGATATGGCCATGAAGTGGCAGCACCAGTGCAAGAACCAGTGTTGCCACCTGAGATGGGTAGGATTGGAGGGAAGAGAGGTAGGAACGATATGCCAGCACAGATTTTAGAGGTAGATCAAGCAGAGCTGATGAAGAATCGACCAAAGCAGGATAAGTCCAAGCTCACTGGGTTGGCCTTTGGTCCTAGTTATCAG CCTGCCCCATCAGCGAAAGGAAAGCCATCCAAGTTGCATAAAAGGAAGCACCAGATTGGTTCTCTGTACTTTGACATGAAGACAAAGGAGATGGAGCTTGCGGAGAGGCGCTCGAAGGGCATTCTTACGAAAGCAGAGACTCAAGCAAAATATGGCTGGTGA
- the LOC112878940 gene encoding B-box zinc finger protein 32-like, whose product MGGAGAAGKRGTRCELCGGAAAVHCAADSAFLCLRCDAKVHGANFLASRHLRRRLGAGAAAGSGSSASSASSSSCVSTADSAESTAAAAAPSAARKQRARAEAVLEGWAGRMGFAAGPARRRAAAAAGALRALGRGVAAARVPLRVAMAAALWAEITSALSAAACKGGEAALLRRLEAAAHVPARLVLTVASWMARAASRHRAPPAEADDEEGWAECS is encoded by the coding sequence atgggcggcgccggcgcggcagGGAAGCGCGGCACGCGGTGCGAGCTctgcgggggcgcggcggcggtgcacTGCGCCGCGGACTCGGCGTTCCTCTGCCTGCGCTGCGACGCCAAGGTGCACGGCGCCAACTTCCTGGCGTCCAGGCACCTGAGGCGCCGCctgggcgcgggcgcggccgccgggtCGGGGTCCTCGGCGTCGTCCGCGTCGAGCAGCTCCTGCGTGTCCACGGCCGACTCCGCGGAGTcgacggccgccgcggcggcgccttcTGCGGCGCGGAAGCAgcgggcgcgcgcggaggcggTGCTGGAAGGGTGGGCCGGGCGGATGGGCTTCGCGGCGGGGCCCGCGCGCcggcgcgccgcggcggccgcgggggcgcTCCGGGCGCTGGGCCGGGgcgtggccgccgcccgcgTCCCGCTCCGCGTCGCGATGGCCGCGGCGCTCTGGGCCGAGATCACGTCcgccctctccgccgccgcgtgCAAGGGCGGGGAGGCCGCGCTGCTCCGGCGGCTGGAGGCCGCGGCGCACGTCCCGGCGAGGCTGGTGCTCACCGTGGCGTCGTGGATGGCGCGCGCCGCGAGCCGCCACcgggcgccgcccgccgaggcCGACGACGAGGAGGGCTGGGCCGAGTGCTCCTGA
- the LOC112892191 gene encoding protein STRUBBELIG-RECEPTOR FAMILY 3-like has translation MGAGGGGRRFRPGAPVLVLLLIAAAALPRRALAVTDAADVSAINGLYVALESPKLPGWSASGGDPCGEGWQGVTCIGSSITSIVFNAANLGGQLGSLGNFTSITEINLSNNNIGGTIPEDLPVTLQNFFLSDNQLTGSIPMSLSKLQSLSAMSLNGNHLDGKLPDAFDSLTGLVNLDISSNNFSGPLPPSLGSLTSLTTLHMQDNQLTGTLNVLQDLPLKDLNVENNMFAGPVPPKLLNIPNFKNDGNPFNTSIAPSTSPSSTPTGSTPTQTPSSPSSPSGPPPPSNTASNSSGSTARDSSSPSFKKHKSSTLRTVGYVLLAIVLFIVIVLLVIFCLSKYQERQERRDYSTSQLGRARQRVEEPKIKQASVQSRNDTKKGSAENPDRKKPREINLTVPAALEKPPEKRKEHVINLERTESEIFATAPPPPPPPPPPPPPPPPPPPPTRPPLPPMPSPPRVEKVTVNPIVRPEKRVSTPPRTGPSTSATSFSVASLQQYTNSFEEQNLIRESRMGKVYLAELPEGKLLEVMKIDNANGRIPVHDFLELVARISDIRHPNILELVGYCAEYEQRLLVYNHFSRKTLHDVLHEGEELDDALSWNARLQVALHAAKALEYLHDTCEPPVVHQNFEPANVLLDNRCSVHVAECGLAELMLSGSVTQLSGRMRALLNYEAPEIHESGPFTNRSDVYSFGVVMLELLTGRRPFDSSRPRAEQHLVRWADSQLHDIESISKMVDPAIRGECSDILLSRFADIISQCIQTEPEFRPAMSAIVQDLTRIVGVTGEGSE, from the exons AtgggggcggggggcggcggccgccgcttCCGGCCCGGGGCTCCGGTGCTCGTCCTGCTGCTGATCGCCGCTGCGGCATTGCCGCGCCGGGCGCTCGCGGTCACCGACGCCGCCGACG TTTCTGCTATAAATGGACTTTATGTTGCACTTGAATCACCAAAGCTGCCTGGATGGTCTGCGAGTGGTGGAGATCCCTGTGGTGAGGGTTGGCAGGGCGTCACATGTATCGGCTCAAGTATAACCTCAAT AGTTTTCAATGCTGCGAATTTGGGAGGACAGCTAGGCAGCCTGGGGAACTTCACTTCAATAACTGAAAT AAATCTTAGCAACAATAATATTGGTGGAACTATACCAGAAGATCTACCTGTCACACTACAAAATTT CTTTCTCTCAGACAATCAACTCACCGGAAGCATCCCAATGTCATTATCAAAACTCCAGAGTCTATCAGCCAT GTCACTGAATGGTAACCATCTAGATGGAAAATTGCCAGATGCATTTGATTCGCTAACAGGACTTGTAAATCT TGATATATCATCCAACAACTTCAGTGGTCCATTACCACCTTCATTGGGAAGCTTGACATCACTGACTACATT GCACATGCAAGATAATCAACTAACTGGGACCCTTAATGTGTTGCAGGATCTCCCCCTCAAAGATTT AAATGTAGAGAATAATATGTTTGCTGGACCAGTTCCTCCAAAACTGCTGAACATACCAAATTTCAA AAATGACGGGAACCCATTTAATACCAGCATAGCTCCCTCTACTTCACCCTCTTCAACACCTACAGGCTCTACACCAACGCAAACACCATCATCCCCTTCATCCCCTTCAGGTCCTCCTCCACCATCTAATACAGCCTCAAACTCCAGTGGATCTACTGCACGGGATAGCAGCTCTCCATCATTCAAGAAGCACAAGTCTTCAACTCTCAGAACTGTTGGATATGTTCTTCTTGCCATTGTGCTATTCATAGTTATAGTGCTGCTGGTAATATTTTGCCTGTCCAAGTACCAAGAGAGACAAGAGAGACGTGATTATTCCACAAGTCAATTAGGGAGGGCGCGACAGAGGGTTGAGGAGCCAAAAATCAAGCAAGCTTCGGTGCAGTCAAGAAATGATACCAAAAAAG GTTCAGCTGAAAATCCTGATAGAAAGAAGCCTCGTGAAATAAATTTAACAGTACCAG CTGCCCTTGAGAAGCCTCCTGAAAAGAGAAAAGAGCATGTAATTAATTTGGAGCGAACAGAATCGGAGATCTTTGCTACAgcacctccaccacctccacctccacctccacctccgccacctccacctccgcctccgcctccgacTCGGCCGCCGTTGCCGCCAATGCCATCACCCCCTCGTGTTGAAAAAGTAACCGTAAATCCCATTGTCAGGCCAGAAAAAAGAGTTAGCACTCCGCCAAGGACTGGTCCCTCAACATCTGCGACATCCTTTTCTGTTGCGTCACTTCAGCAATATACAAATAGCTTCGAAGAGCAAAATTTGATAAGGGAGAGTAGGATGGGAAAAGTGTATCTGGCAGAACTTCCTGAAGGCAAA TTACTAGAAGTTATGAAGATTGACAATGCTAATGGAAGAATACCAGTACATGACTTTCTAGAACTGGTTGCTCGTATATCAGATATTAGACACCCTAACATTCTCGAGCTTGTTGGATACTGTGCTGAGTATGAACAGCGGTTACTCGTCTATAACCACTTCAGTAGAAAAACACTACATGATGTACTGCATGAAGGGGAGGAGCTAGATGATGCATTATCCTGGAATGCTCGCCTCCAAGTTGCTCTTCATGCAGCAAAGGCGTTAGA GTATCTCCATGACACCTGTGAACCTCCAGTAGTGCACCAGAATTTTGAACCAGCCAACGTGCTCCTTGACAATAGATGCTCAGTACATGTTGCTGAATGCGGACTGGCAGAATTGATGTTGTCAGGTTCTGTTACACAG CTATCAGGTCGCATGCGGGCTCTACTCAATTATGAAGCACCTGAAATCCATGAATCTGGGCCTTTTACTAACAGAAGCGATGTTTACAGTTTTGGTGTTGTGATGCTAGAACTTCTCACAGGCCGTAGACCATTTGACAG TTCTCGCCCACGTGCTGAACAACATCTTGTAAGATGGGCTGATTCTCAGCTTCATGACATTGAATCCATATCAAAGATGGTTGATCCTGCTATTCGAGGAGAGTGTTCCGACATACTGTTGTCACGTTTTGCAGACATCATCAGTCAATGTATTCAG ACGGAACCAGAGTTCAGGCCGGCAATGTCTGCGATCGTCCAAGACCTAACTAGGATTGTAGGTGTTACTGGTGAGGGTTCAGAGTGA